Proteins encoded by one window of Chryseobacterium foetidum:
- the scpA gene encoding methylmalonyl-CoA mutase, translated as MRREIQNKNPQFTISEKHLEVYQFEKDGLELKSKYTSEDIKDKTISDSSPGIAPFLRGPYSTMYVQKPWTVRQYAGFSTAEESNAFYRRNLAAGQKGLSVAFDLATHRGYDSDHARVVGDVGKAGVAIDSVEDMKILFNEIPLDEISVSMTMNGAVLPILSFYIIAAEEQGVSQAQLSGTIQNDILKEFMVRNTYIYPPTPSMKIIADIFEYTSKNIPKFNSISISGYHMQEAGATPVLEMAYTLADGLEYVRTGIKAGMNVDDFAPRLSFFWAIGMNHFMEIAKMRAARYIWATLLKQFNPQNPKSLALRTHSQTSGWSLTEQEPFNNITRTAIEALSSALGGTQSLHTNALDEAIALPTDYSAKIARNTQIILQQESGICDVVDPMGGSNLVEAMTQQMIEEAMKFIDEVEKEGGMTKAIEAGIPKMRIEEASAIKQSKIDSGEEFIIGVNSFKSNLKQMQLEILDIDNSEVRRKQIERLESIKLNRNAEAVEQILNEIRESAKTGNGNLLALCIEAARRRVTLGEMSDAMEETFGRYKANIRTIQGVYAMNAGKNEYFGKALELTQKFEEEEGRRPRIMVAKMGQDGHDRGAKVVATAFADMGFDVDVAPLFQTPEEVAKQAVENDIHILGVSSLAAGHKTLVPQVVEQLKKLGAEDITIVVGGVIPKQDYEYLYANGADFIFGPGTNLPKCAVDILKRFLD; from the coding sequence ATGAGAAGGGAAATTCAAAATAAAAATCCCCAATTTACCATATCAGAAAAGCATTTGGAAGTTTATCAGTTCGAGAAAGACGGACTTGAATTGAAGTCAAAATACACTTCAGAAGATATTAAAGACAAAACCATCAGCGACTCTTCTCCCGGTATTGCGCCCTTTTTGCGAGGTCCGTACTCCACAATGTATGTTCAGAAACCGTGGACTGTCCGTCAGTACGCCGGATTTTCAACAGCTGAAGAATCCAATGCTTTTTACAGAAGAAATCTGGCAGCCGGACAAAAAGGCCTTTCAGTAGCTTTCGATTTGGCAACACATCGTGGTTATGATTCAGATCACGCAAGAGTAGTTGGCGATGTGGGAAAAGCCGGTGTAGCAATCGATTCTGTTGAGGATATGAAGATTTTATTTAATGAAATTCCTTTGGATGAAATCTCAGTTTCGATGACGATGAATGGTGCAGTTTTGCCAATTTTGTCTTTTTATATTATCGCTGCTGAAGAACAGGGCGTTTCTCAGGCTCAACTTTCAGGAACCATTCAGAATGATATTTTAAAGGAATTTATGGTGCGAAATACCTACATTTATCCGCCAACACCTTCCATGAAAATCATTGCTGATATTTTTGAATACACCTCTAAAAATATTCCGAAATTCAATTCAATTTCCATCTCAGGTTACCACATGCAGGAAGCCGGAGCCACGCCGGTTTTGGAAATGGCTTACACTTTAGCTGACGGTTTGGAATATGTGCGAACCGGTATAAAGGCAGGAATGAATGTCGACGATTTCGCCCCAAGGCTATCCTTTTTCTGGGCAATCGGAATGAATCACTTCATGGAAATTGCAAAAATGCGTGCTGCGAGATACATTTGGGCAACCTTGTTGAAGCAATTCAACCCTCAAAATCCAAAATCTTTAGCTTTAAGAACGCATTCTCAGACTTCGGGTTGGTCTTTGACAGAGCAGGAACCATTTAACAATATCACAAGAACTGCCATTGAAGCTTTGTCTTCAGCTTTAGGTGGAACACAGTCGTTACATACAAATGCTTTGGATGAAGCCATTGCACTACCTACAGATTATTCGGCGAAAATTGCGAGAAATACTCAGATTATTCTCCAGCAGGAAAGCGGAATCTGCGATGTCGTAGATCCGATGGGCGGTAGTAATCTGGTGGAAGCCATGACTCAGCAAATGATTGAAGAAGCCATGAAATTCATTGATGAGGTGGAAAAAGAGGGCGGAATGACGAAAGCCATCGAAGCGGGAATTCCAAAGATGAGAATTGAAGAAGCTTCAGCGATAAAGCAGTCTAAAATCGATAGTGGAGAAGAATTTATAATCGGGGTCAACTCTTTTAAATCAAATTTAAAACAGATGCAACTTGAGATTTTAGATATCGATAATTCCGAAGTTCGCCGCAAGCAAATTGAAAGACTTGAATCTATAAAATTAAATAGAAACGCGGAAGCGGTTGAGCAAATTTTAAATGAAATCCGTGAATCTGCAAAAACCGGAAACGGAAATCTTTTGGCATTATGCATCGAGGCGGCACGCAGAAGAGTGACTTTGGGCGAAATGAGCGATGCCATGGAAGAAACTTTCGGACGTTACAAAGCCAACATCAGAACCATACAGGGAGTTTACGCTATGAATGCAGGTAAAAACGAATACTTTGGAAAAGCCCTTGAGCTTACCCAAAAATTTGAAGAAGAGGAAGGCCGCCGACCGAGAATTATGGTGGCAAAAATGGGTCAGGACGGTCATGACCGCGGTGCAAAAGTAGTTGCAACTGCCTTTGCCGACATGGGATTTGACGTGGATGTCGCACCTTTGTTCCAGACTCCGGAAGAAGTGGCGAAGCAGGCTGTGGAAAATGACATTCACATTTTGGGTGTTTCTTCGCTGGCTGCTGGTCACAAAACTTTGGTGCCGCAGGTTGTTGAACAGCTGAAAAAACTGGGAGCAGAAGATATAACGATTGTTGTTGGTGGTGTAATTCCAAAGCAGGATTATGAATATCTGTATGCCAATGGTGCTGATTTTATTTTTGGCCCGGGAACGAATTTACCGAAATGTGCGGTGGATATTTTGAAGAGGTTTTTAGATTAA
- a CDS encoding DUF5071 domain-containing protein codes for MNFKDLVPKEKGDHENIQKLKNLSFEEIQPIIPDLLIWLQDINWPISDDVADVLKPFADKLTPYFTEIFKTNDGLWKLWILTFFGRGTKDEILLNEITRIANFPTKDEIDDEVDLEAQAILNGDYN; via the coding sequence ATGAATTTTAAAGATTTAGTTCCCAAGGAAAAAGGCGATCATGAGAACATTCAAAAACTTAAAAATCTTTCATTTGAAGAAATTCAGCCGATTATTCCGGATTTGTTAATATGGCTTCAAGATATTAATTGGCCAATCTCGGACGATGTTGCTGATGTTCTAAAGCCTTTTGCCGACAAACTGACTCCATATTTCACGGAGATTTTCAAAACCAATGATGGCTTATGGAAATTGTGGATTTTAACATTTTTTGGAAGAGGAACCAAGGACGAAATTTTATTAAATGAAATTACCCGAATTGCAAATTTCCCCACCAAAGATGAAATTGATGATGAGGTTGATTTGGAAGCACAGGCAATTTTAAATGGAGATTACAATTAA